The proteins below are encoded in one region of Triticum aestivum cultivar Chinese Spring chromosome 1B, IWGSC CS RefSeq v2.1, whole genome shotgun sequence:
- the LOC123075520 gene encoding alcohol dehydrogenase 1: MVRQTVASADIVPFLSALSQSLPILGVAPDENIDPLDRVVAALWCGVLPECTTLELTVRQRKFGCTELVNPKDHSKPVQEVLAEMTNGGVDRSVECTGNISAMIQAFECDHQGWGVAVLVDVPHKDAEFKTHPMNFLNERTLKGAFFGNFKPCTDLPNFVEMYVKKELEVENFITHSVPFSEINKAFDLVAKGKGIRCIIRMEN, encoded by the exons ATGGTCAGGCAGACGGTGGCATCCGCGGACATCGTCCCCTTCTTGTCGGCTCTGTCACAGTCTCTCCCGATCCTCGGTGTTGCTCCGGATGAAAATATTGATCCTTTGGACCGGGTGGTGGCGGCCCTCTGGTGTGGTGTCCTTCCTGAATGCACTACCTTGGAGCTCACGGTTCGTCAGCG AAAATTTGGCTGCACGGAATTGGTGAACCCGAAAGACCACAGCAAGCCAGTTCAAGAG GTACTCGCTGAGATGACAAACGGCGGAGTCGACCGTAGTGTTGAATGCACCGGCAATATCAGTGCTATGATACAAGCATTTGAATGTGATCAT CAGGGCTGGGGTGTCGCTGTGCTGGTCGATGTGCCACACAAGGACGCCGAATTCAAGACCCACCCAATGAACTTCCTGAACGAGAGGACTCTAAAGGGGGCCTTCTTCGGCAACTTCAAGCCGTGCACTGATCTGCCCAATTTTGTAGAGATGTACGTGAAGAAG GAACTGGAGGTGGAAAACTTCATCACGCACAGCGTACCGTTCTCGGAGATCAACAAGGCCTTTGACCTCGTGGCCAAGGGCAAGGGCATTCGCTGCATCATCCGCATGGAGAACTAG